A genomic window from Solanum stenotomum isolate F172 chromosome 10, ASM1918654v1, whole genome shotgun sequence includes:
- the LOC125843133 gene encoding SNF2 domain-containing protein CLASSY 3-like, whose translation MDSGDGSVSRWFCRNCKRPITKTGYTACECGCKTWVDDGTNEKWLVVDIPLGSPPVTVEGENNKGPILLSDDGESKQDCEVVENIGEDGRKRRMMEPSGGDKRRKFISGTCEEISDNSEEESDPDVAIVPQLVAESENHNKGRTYFLRPRSMDKSKNKNDEESDEEESDDEEESDYEECKSSYKEDCDDHNKLTPPEEKEHVSVKETLPLVFRFEDEEPLPPGKEEWEIENDNLFAEMRMCMLEERIRLTNSPVLQMQSEKVSDCQMGNHKLKLDEQIGLICSVCSHVILEIKYIFPDFARRPRQRHRRKYLRESPSLLDVESFRASDSSADQDSAIYEEGTVWDLVSPNVKAAMYPHQRGGFEFMWEHIAGAITLERLREPLSKSKGGCIISHPPGTGKTRLTIVFLQSYLKMFPKSRPVIIAPSSLLLNWEAEFQKWEVDIPFYNLNSKDFSSQEEEATIRVVGCLSDAGRKNTQLIRLVKLKSWAESKSVLGISYDLLRNLTGEDGDGNAKGIREMLLKLPGLLVLEEGHTARNEHSLVWKALKKVETEKRILLSGTPFQNNVKEFYNTLSIVCPKFAADSEQKWASLSSSIDNNPRALEELRDIIAPLVHTCSEDVKKVSLPGLKSTVIHLKPTDLQKELLKRIPENPGSLSNLSSLISVHPSLVANRKEFSDLESQLSERRYRLDPDIGVKTKFVVELVKLCDGPKERVIIFSQLLGPLKLIKEQLSSLFGWTLDREILYMDGQLDVKQRQLSINSLNDPKSDVKVLLASIKACSEGISLIGASRVVLLDVLWNPSVEQQAISRAYRKGQTKFVHVYYPVTSKWEVDKIEQQTRKSYQSDVLLSRNEIKMDPSCSVSEDNILESMVKNEGLRHIFEDLSHAPSS comes from the exons ATGGATTCAGGGGATGGCTCTGTTTCAAGATGGTTTTGTCGAAATTGTAAACGTCCCATTACCAAAACGGGATACACAGCTTGTGAATGTGGGTGTAAAACATGGGTGGACGATGGGACTAACGAGAAATGGCTCGTCGTGGATATCCCATTGGGGAGTCCTCCAGTTACTGTTGAGGGTGAAAACAACAAAGGTCCGATTCTTCTTAGTGATGACGGGGAGTCTAAACAGGACTGTGAAGTTGTGGAGAATATTGGAGAGGatggaaggaaaagaagaatgaTGGAGCCTTCTGGAGGTGACAAGAGGAGGAAGTTCATTTCCGGAACTTGTGAGGAAATATCTGATAATTCGGAGGAGGAGAGTGATCCTGATGTAGCTATTGTACCTCAACTTGTTGCTGAGAGTGAAAACCACAACAAAGGCCGAACATATTTTCTTCGGCCACGCTCTATGGACAAGTCTAAGAATAAGAATGATGAGGAGTCTGATGAGGAGGAATCTGATGATGAGGAGGAGTCTGATTACGAAGAGTGTAAATCCTCGTATAAAGAGGACTGTGATGATCATAATAAACTCACTCCTCCTGAAGAGAAGGAACATGTTTCTGTCAaagaaacacttcctttagtatTTCGATTTGAAGACGAGGAACCTCTTCCCCCAGGGAAAGAAGAATGGGAAATAGAAAACGACAATCTTTTTGCTGAAATGCGCATGTGTATGTTGGAAGAACGAATAAGACTTACAAATTCACCTGTTTTGCAGATGCAGAGTGAAAAAGTAAGTGACTGTCAGATGGGGAACCACAAGCTTAAGCTAGATGaacaaattggactcatctgTTCAGTTTGTTCACATGTGATTTTGGAAATCAAGTACATCTTTCCTGATTTT GCTAGAAGACCTCGACAAAGGCATAGAAGAAAATATCTCAGAGAGTCGCCATCACTGTTGGATGTTGAGAGCTTCAGAGCTTCTGATTCTTCTGCAGACCAAGATTCTGCTATTTATGAAGAAGGAACAGTGTGGGATTTAGTTTCCCCAAATGTTAAAGCGGCAATGTATCCTCATCAACGTGGAGGATTTGAGTTTATGTGGGAACACATTGCTGGAGCTATAACACTTGAGAGGCTGAGAGAGCCCCTATCTAAGAGTAAGGGGGGATGCATTATCTCACACCCACCTGGCACCGGAAAAACCCGACTCACCATAGTGTTTCTTCAGTCATATCTGAAGATGTTTCCGAAGAGTCGGCCTGTAATCATAGCTCCATCAAGTTTGCTTCTTAACTGGGAAGCCGAGTTCCAGAAATGGGAGGTGGACATTCCCTTCTACAATTTGAACAGTAAAGATTTCTCCTcccaagaagaagaagctacAATTCGTGTCGTTGGCTGTTTATCTGATGCAGGAAGAAAAAATACACAGCTTATACGTTTGGTGAAGCTGAAATCCTGGGCTGAAAGTAAGAGTGTTTTGGGAATCAGTTATGACTTGCTCAGGAACCTCACAGGAGAAGATGGAGACGGCAATGCCAAAGGGATACGAGAAATGCTTCTCAAATTACCTGGTCTTCTGGTCCTTGAAGAAGGGCACACTGCTCGGAATGAGCACAGCCTTGTGTGGAAAGCACTGAAAAAGGTTGAAACAGAAAAGCGGATACTTCTGTCTGGAACTCCGTTCCAGAATAACGTCAAAGAATTTTACAACACTCTCAGCATAGTTTGTCCAAAGTTTGCTGCAGATTCGGAGCAGAAATGGGCTTCTCTAAGCAGTTCCATTGACAATAATCCCCGAGCATTGGAAGAGCTTAGGGATATTATTGCACCACTTGTGCATACGTGCAGTGAAGATGTAAAGAAGGTAAGCCTTCCGGGTTTAAAGAGTACAGTGATACACTTGAAGCCCACAGATTTGCAGAAGGAGTTGCTTAAAAGAATACCAGAGAATCCGGGCTCCCTTTCCAATCTGTCGTCTCTGATCTCTGTTCATCCTTCATTAGTGGCAAACAGGAAGGAGTTCTCTGATTTAGAAAGTCAGCTCAGTGAAAGAAGATATCGGTTGGATCCTGATATTGGAGTAAAAACTAAGTTTGTTGTTGAATTAGTCAAACTATGCGATGGGCCGAAGGAGAGGGTTATAATATTTAGCCAATTACTTGGTCCTCTAAAGCTGATCAAGGAGCAACTCAGTTCTCTCTTTGGCTGGACTTTAGACCGGGAGATTCTATATATGGATGGCCAACTTGATGTAAAGCAGCGGCAGCTATCAATAAATTCTCTTAATGATCCTAAGAGTGATGTCAAAGTACTTCTTGCATCAATAAAAGCATGTTCGGAAGGAATAAGTCTTATAGGGGCATCAAGAGTGGTTTTGCTTGACGTTCTCTGGAATCCCTCGGTAGAACAGCAAGCTATCAGTCGAGCCTACAGGAAAGGTCAGACTAAATTTGTGCATGTTTACTATCCAGTAACATCAAAATGGGAGGTTGACAAGATCGAACAACAGACGAGAAAAAGCTATCAGTCAGATGTACTATTGTCTAGGAATGAAATCAAGATGGATCCTTCATGTTCTGTGTCAGAGGATAACATACTAGAATCCATGGTTAAGAATGAGGGCCTCCGACATATTTTTGAAGACCTATCTCATGCACCGAGCAGTTAA
- the LOC125843132 gene encoding SNF2 domain-containing protein CLASSY 3-like: KKILEESEFLKFIVDSIKNVDDRNEVIPPAKKEHVSVKETLPLVFQFEDEEPLPPEKEEWEKEIEDLFSEMNMCILESHIGFTNPSVSPMQSGRLSDCQMGNHKLKLDEQIGLICSVCSYVHLEMKYIFPDFAQRTQGRYERKFFGESPSVLDVDGFRVPDSSTAEDSPIYGEGTVWDLVPQSAKATMYPHQRGGFEFMWNNIAGGIKIERLREPLSESKGGCIISHPPGTGKTRLTIVFLQSYLKLFPQCRPVVIAPSNLLLNWEAEFQKWAVDIPFHNLNSKNFSLKEDEGTVGVFHRLSGAAKKNPHLIRMVKLKSWAKSTSVLGISYDLFRILTGEDGEGYAKELREILLKFPDLLVLEEGHTARNEHSLVWKALKKVETEKRILLSGTPFQNNIKELYNTLSVVSPKFASDLEQKWASLSNSIDKNARALEELRDIISPLVHKCSENVKKVSLPGIRDTVIHLKPTDLQKELLKRVPENPGSFYEQNLMSLISVHPSLVANRKEFSELESQLKERRCRLDPDIGVKMKFVIELIRLCGGWKERVIIFSQLLDPLNLIKEQLNSLFSWTLGREILYMDGKLDVKQRQISINSLNDPKSDVKVLLASTKACSEGISLIGASRVVLLDVLWNPSVEQQAISRAYRNGQTKFVHVYCPVTSKWEVDKIEQQTRKRYHSDVLLSRNEENTSCSVSEDNILESMVKHEGLRHIFEKLSHAPRVVLTTCFNSGCQPSKGSS; encoded by the exons AagaagattcttgaagaatctgaATTTCTGAAGTTTATTGttgattcaataaaaaatgTCGATGATCGTAATGAAGTCATTCCTCCAGCAAAGAAGGAACATGTTTCTGTCAaagaaacacttcctttagtatTTCAATTTGAAGACGAGGAACCTCTTCCCCCAGAGAAAGAAGAGTGGGAAAAGGAAATTGAAGATCTTTTTTCTGAAATGAACATGTGTATCTTGGAATCACATATTGGATTTACGAATCCATCAGTTTCGCCGATGCAGAGTGGACGACTAAGTGACTGTCAGATGGGGAACCACAAGCTTAAGCTAGATGaacaaattggactcatctgTTCAGTTTGTTCATATGTCCATTTGGAGATGAAATACATCTTCCCTGATTTT GCTCAGAGAACTCAAGGGAGGTACGAAAGAAAATTCTTTGGAGAATCCCCATCAGTCTTGGATGTTGACGGCTTCAGAGTTCCTGATTCTTCAACAGCTGAGGATTCTCCTATTTATGGAGAAGGAACTGTGTGGGATTTAGTTCCCCAAAGTGCCAAAGCTACAATGTATCCTCATCAACGTGGAGGATTCGAGTTCATGTGGAACAACATAGCGGGAGGTATAAAGATTGAGAGGCTGAGAGAGCCCCTATCGGAGAGTAAGGGAGGGTGCATTATCTCACACCCACCTGGCACCGGAAAAACCCGACTCACCATAGTGTTTCTTCAGTCATATCTGAAGCTGTTCCCACAGTGTCGGCCTGTAGTCATAGCTCCATCAAATTTGCTTCTTAACTGGGAAGCGGAGTTCCAGAAATGGGCGGTGGACATTCCCTTCCACAACTTGAACAGCAAAAACTTCTCTTTAAAGGAAGATGAAGGTACTGTTGGTGTCTTTCACCGTTTATCCGGTGCTGCGAAAAAAAATCCACACCTTATACGGATGGTGAAGCTGAAATCCTGGGCGAAAAGTACGAGTGTTTTGGGAATCAGCTATGATTTGTTCAGGATTCTCACAGGAGAAGATGGAGAGGGTTATGCCAAAGAGCTTAGAGAAATACTCCTAAAGTTTCCTGATCTGCTGGTCCTTGAAGAGGGGCACACTGCTCGGAATGAGCACAGCCTTGTGTGGAAAGCACTGAAGAAGGTTGAAACAGAGAAGCGCATACTTCTTTCTGGAACTCCGTTCCAGAATAACATCAAAGAGCTGTACAACACTCTCTCTGTAGTTAGTCCAAAGTTTGCTTCTGATTTGGAGCAGAAATGGGCTTCTCTTAGCAATTCAATTGACAAGAATGCCCGAGCGTTGGAAGAGCTTAGGGATATTATTTCACCCCTTGTCCATAAATGTAGCGAAAATGTAAAGAAGGTAAGCCTTCCAGGTATACGGGATACAGTAATACATTTGAAACCCACAGACTTGCAGAAGGAGTTGCTTAAAAGAGTTCCAGAGAATCCGGGATCCTTTTATGAACAAAATCTGATGTCTCTGATCTCTGTTCATCCTTCATTAGTGGCAAATAGGAAGGAGTTCTCTGAGTTAGAAAGTCAGCTCAAGGAAAGAAGATGTCGGTTGGATCCTGATATTGgggtaaaaatgaaatttgttaTTGAACTGATCAGACTATGTGGTGGGTGGAAGGAGAGGGTTATAATATTTAGCCAGTTACTTGATCCTCTAAACCTGATCAAGGAGCAGCTCAATTCTCTCTTTAGCTGGACTTTAGGCCGAGAGATTCTCTATATGGATGGGAAACTTGATGTAAAGCAGCGGCAGATATCAATAAATTCTCTTAATGACCCTAAGAGCGATGTCAAAGTGCTTCTTGCATCGACAAAAGCCTGCTCAGAAGGAATAAGTCTAATAGGAGCCTCAAGAGTGGTTTTGCTTGACGTTCTCTGGAATCCCTCAGTAGAACAGCAAGCCATCAGTCGAGCCTACAGGAATGGTCAGACAAAATTTGTTCATGTTTACTGTCCAGTGACATCGAAATGGGAGGTTGACAAGATCGAACAACAAACAAGAAAGAGATATCATTCAGATGTACTTCTGTCCAGGAATGAAGAGAACACTTCATGTTCTGTGTCAGAGGATAACATACTTGAATCCATGGTTAAGCATGAGGGCCTCCGTCATATTTTTGAAAAGCTATCTCATGCACCTCGTGTGGTGCTTACTACATGCTTTAATTCTGGTTGCCAACCTTCAAAAGGGAGTAGTTAG
- the LOC125841413 gene encoding uncharacterized protein LOC125841413, whose protein sequence is MDSGDGSVSKRRTRQESLKCMVEIIEKRNELSQSGNSTNGRKRKKMETSGGDERNVENNGRRKFSRGTSEYFTNQTFVEEVSDDDDSSSEETDPDVDIVEEEEDSDPDVVIVAEGMRRMRRRRSLLIQPHILSRNSNLQLMLFERI, encoded by the exons ATGGATTCAGGGGATGGCTCTGTTTCAAAGAGGAGGACTAGACAAGAATCTTTAAAATGTATGGTGGAGATAATTGAAAAGAGGAATGAGTTGAGTCAAAGTGGGAATTCTACGAatggaaggaaaagaaaaaagatggagACTTCTGGAGGTGACGAGAGAAATGTGGAAAACAATGGGAGGAGGAAGTTCAGTCGAGGAACTTCTGAGTACTTCACAAATCAGACATTCGTCGAGGAAGTATCAGATGATGATGATTCGTCATCGGAGGAGACTGATCctgatgttgatattgttgagGAGGAGGAGGATAGTGATCCTGATGTTGTAATCGTTGCGGAGG GGATGAGGAGGATGAGGAGGAGGAGA AGTTTACTGATACAACCTCATATTCTAAGTCGGAATTCGAATCTTCAACTGATGCTCTTCGAAAGAATC
- the LOC125841406 gene encoding LOW QUALITY PROTEIN: probable serine/threonine-protein kinase PBL19 (The sequence of the model RefSeq protein was modified relative to this genomic sequence to represent the inferred CDS: deleted 1 base in 1 codon), translating to MINVANSSYTMQGHRQWIAEVQFLGVLEHPNLVKLLGYCATDGEGGMQRLLVYEYMQNMSLEDHLFNKAVPVGVVPWRTRLKIILGAAQGMAYLHEGLEVQVIHRDFKSSNVLLDENFNARLSDFGLAREGPAGDCTHVSTEPVGTLGYAAPEYAETGHLSVKSDVWSFGVVLYEILTGRRTLERGRPVIEQKLLDWVKQFPADSRRFSKIIDSRLQNDFSLLAAKRIAKLADSCLNKNAKERPKMSEAVEILTQAVQESQERTSIEATGASRPTQLPLPKQLKKKTIAETARPMSPLAQASLLKYGLYKLLKIS from the exons ATGATAAATGTTGCTAATTCTTCATATACTATGCAGGGCCACCGACAATGGATTGCAGAAGTTCAATTCCTCGGTGTCTTGGAGCACCCTAATCTTGTTAAACTTCTAGGATATTGCGCTACAGATGGGGAAGGAGGGATGCAGCGCCTGTTGGTTTATGAATACATGCAAAATATGAGCTTAGAGGATCATCTGTTCAACAAAGCTGTACCTGTAGGC GTAGTTCCTTGGAGAACAAGATTGAAAATTATCCTTGGTGCCGCACAAGGGATGGCTTATCTGCATGAGGGACTAGAAGTCCAG GTGATACATCGAGATTTCAAGTCATCAAATGTGCTTCTGGATGAGAATTTTAATGCAAGGCTCTCAGATTTTGGGCTTGCAAGGGAAGGGCCAGCTGGTGACTGCACTCATGTGTCTACAGAG CCGGTGGGGACTTTAGGATATGCTGCCCCTGAATATGCTGAAACTGGACATCTATCAGTTAAGAGTGATGTATGGAGCTTTGGAGTTGTTCTCTATGAGATCCTCACAGGCAGGCGAACTTTGGAAAGGGGCCGTCCTGTGATCGAGCAGAAGCTTCTTGATTGGGTAAAACAATTTCCTGCTGATAGTAGAAGATTTAGCAAGATAATTGACTCGAGGCTTCAAAACGACTTCTCACTTCTTGCTGCTAAGAGAATTGCAAAACTGGCTGATAGCTGCTTAAACAAGAACGCCAAAGAGCGGCCAAAAATGAGCGAAGCGGTTGAGATACTGACACAGGCAGTACAAGAATCACAAGAAAGAACTTCTATTGAAGCTACTG GTGCATCTAGGCCTACACAACTTCCCTTACCTAAACAACTCAAAAAGAAGACCATCGCTGAAACTGCACGACCAATGAGCCCCTTAGCTCAGGCAAGTCTACTCAAATATGGTCTATACAAGTTACTCAAAATAAGCTAA